In Phragmites australis chromosome 17, lpPhrAust1.1, whole genome shotgun sequence, the following are encoded in one genomic region:
- the LOC133896774 gene encoding uncharacterized protein LOC133896774 isoform X1: MASSPQQKGQGAQGSGGGWSPEQFWSLLDKADRRFARVRDLPLLGRQEPDEFAKAFRIYTQLWRMQQEHRHRLLDAGLRRWQVGEIAARIAHLYYAQYQRTADTALLSEAFVFYHAVLDRAYFLDADHLAPAKHLRFLARFLLVALLLARRAHTVPRLAADIRALLDDSKKVLQDAEYKEWKHVVQEIARFLRADSSFMNMRPLRYSYAFDPPPDTLPTVPPTIKKRGLVLSDAILCSYYHNEVKFTDVTIDVFRMLQCLEWEPCGSFALNNGYSAHDESGQNHPNLLKDLRDAVLPPNPLKTILYRPLVTHFLTVLATKCEELPLNGMMLIYLSAAGQVGTSGFCPDTGEKVVSNFSKFDISSTSRTSSKEDNEPCLWLDCRETEGSNCIYPCDLIPFTRRPLFLVIDSSISYAFKSIHGAERGETAAMLLSPSSRSSAAGFTGDSTQHSGSQFTMFLTAPLQAFCFLIGNNGMDIDRDAYNNAEELLSLSLNEWATTLVASSSLHPVWIEVLGDPFLRRLLLRFIFCRATHSLLKATNHKAEFLPTCMPPLPESVDAESMLSQSCVMRVASFFGAASQFSFAELTTWPDADTEEAVVKEGVAVMTRESDVTHSSTSSF; encoded by the exons ATGGCGTCGTCGCCGCAGCAGAAAGGCCAAGGCGCCCAAGGCTCCGGCGGCGGGTGGTCTCCCGAGCAGTTCTGGTCGCTGCTGGACAAGGCCGACCGCCGCTTCGCCCGCGTGCGCGACCTCCCCCTCCTCGGCCGCCAGGAGCCCGACGAGTTCGCCAAGGCCTTCCGCATCTACACCCAGCTCTGGCGCATGCAGCAGGagcaccgccaccgcctcctcgacgccggGCTCCGCCGCTGGCAGGTCGGCGAGATCGCCGCCCGCATCGCCCACCTCTACTACGCCCAGTACCAGCGCACCGCCGACACCGCGCTCCTCTCCGAGGCATTCGTCTTCTACCACGCCGTCCTCGACCGCGCCTACTTCCTCGACGCCGACCACCTCGCCCCCGCCAAGCACCTCCGCTTCCTCGCCAGGTTCCTCCTCgtcgccctcctcctcgccaggcGCGCGCACACCGTCCCGCGCCTCGCCGCCGACATCCGCGCGCTCCTCGACGACTCCAAGAAGGTCCTCCAG GACGCCGAATACAAGGAGTGGAAGCATGTCGTGCAAGAGATCGCGAGGTTTCTGCGAGCTGACTCCTCCTTTATGAACATGAGGCCACTCAGGTACAGCTACGCATTCGATCCTCCTCCGGACACTCTTCCTACCGTCCCTCCTACCATCAAGAAGCGAGGTCTCGTCTTAAGTGATGCAATACTATGCAGCTACTATCATAACGAG GTCAAATTTACAGATGTCACCATAGATGTATTCAGAATGCTTCAATGCCTTGAATGGGAACCATGTGGTTCTTTCGCGCTAAACAATGGTTACAGTGCCCACGACGAAAGCGGGCAAAATCATCCCAATCTCCTGAAAGATCTGAGAGATGCTGTGCTGCCTCCAAATCCCCTTAAGACAATTCTCTATCGCCCTTTGGTGACACATTTCCTAACG GTCCTTGCCACCAAATGTGAGGAGCTTCCGTTGAATGGTATGATGTTAATATATCTTTCGGCTGCAG GTCAAGTGGGAACTTCTGGATTTTGTCCTGATACAGGCGAGAAGGTTGTGAGCAACTTTAGTAAGTTTGATATATCCAGTACCAGTCGCACCAGTTCAAAGGAAGACAATGAACCTTGCCTATGGTTAGACTGCCGTGAAACTGAAG GTTCAAACTGCATATACCCTTGTGATCTAATCCCATTTACAAGAAGGcccctctttttggtgattgacaGCAGCATCAGCTATGCATTCAAG TCTATTCATGGGGCTGAGAGGGGGGAGACAGCTGCCATGTTACTTTCGCCAAGTTCCCGATCTTCTGCTGCGGGATTCACTGGTGATTCTACTCAGCATAGTGGTAGTCAATTTACTATGTTCCTCACAGCTCCATTGCAAGCTTTCTGCTTTCTGATAGGCAACAATGGGATGGATATTGACAGG GATGCTTATAATAATGCTGAGGAGTTATTGTCATTGTCACTAAATGAATGGGCCACGACCTTGGTTGCATCGTCTTCACTTCATCCTGTTTGGATTGAAGTATTAGGCGACCCATTCCTGAGACGGCTGCTTCTCAG GTTTATCTTCTGCCGAGCAACCCATTCGCTGCTCAAAGCAACAAACCATAAGGCAGAATTCCTCCCAACCTGCATGCCTCCTTTGCCAGAGTCGGTTGACGCAGAGAGCATGCTCTCCCAAAGTTGTGTGATGCGAGTCGCATCATTCTTCGGCGCTGCCAGCCAGTTTTCATTTGCTGAGTTAACCACGTGGCCTGATGCCGACACCGAGGAGGCTGTTGTCAAAGAAGGTGTGGCTGTGATGACCAGAGAATCAGACGTGACACACTCATCTACTTCATCTTTTTGA
- the LOC133896774 gene encoding uncharacterized protein LOC133896774 isoform X2 — translation MASSPQQKGQGAQGSGGGWSPEQFWSLLDKADRRFARVRDLPLLGRQEPDEFAKAFRIYTQLWRMQQEHRHRLLDAGLRRWQVGEIAARIAHLYYAQYQRTADTALLSEAFVFYHAVLDRAYFLDADHLAPAKHLRFLARFLLVALLLARRAHTVPRLAADIRALLDDSKKVLQDAEYKEWKHVVQEIARFLRADSSFMNMRPLRYSYAFDPPPDTLPTVPPTIKKRGLVLSDAILCSYYHNEVKFTDVTIDVFRMLQCLEWEPCGSFALNNGYSAHDESGQNHPNLLKDLRDAVLPPNPLKTILYRPLVTHFLTVLATKCEELPLNGMMLIYLSAAGQVGTSGFCPDTGEKVVSNFSKFDISSTSRTSSKEDNEPCLWLDCRETEGSNCIYPCDLIPFTRRPLFLVIDSSISYAFKAVYSWG, via the exons ATGGCGTCGTCGCCGCAGCAGAAAGGCCAAGGCGCCCAAGGCTCCGGCGGCGGGTGGTCTCCCGAGCAGTTCTGGTCGCTGCTGGACAAGGCCGACCGCCGCTTCGCCCGCGTGCGCGACCTCCCCCTCCTCGGCCGCCAGGAGCCCGACGAGTTCGCCAAGGCCTTCCGCATCTACACCCAGCTCTGGCGCATGCAGCAGGagcaccgccaccgcctcctcgacgccggGCTCCGCCGCTGGCAGGTCGGCGAGATCGCCGCCCGCATCGCCCACCTCTACTACGCCCAGTACCAGCGCACCGCCGACACCGCGCTCCTCTCCGAGGCATTCGTCTTCTACCACGCCGTCCTCGACCGCGCCTACTTCCTCGACGCCGACCACCTCGCCCCCGCCAAGCACCTCCGCTTCCTCGCCAGGTTCCTCCTCgtcgccctcctcctcgccaggcGCGCGCACACCGTCCCGCGCCTCGCCGCCGACATCCGCGCGCTCCTCGACGACTCCAAGAAGGTCCTCCAG GACGCCGAATACAAGGAGTGGAAGCATGTCGTGCAAGAGATCGCGAGGTTTCTGCGAGCTGACTCCTCCTTTATGAACATGAGGCCACTCAGGTACAGCTACGCATTCGATCCTCCTCCGGACACTCTTCCTACCGTCCCTCCTACCATCAAGAAGCGAGGTCTCGTCTTAAGTGATGCAATACTATGCAGCTACTATCATAACGAG GTCAAATTTACAGATGTCACCATAGATGTATTCAGAATGCTTCAATGCCTTGAATGGGAACCATGTGGTTCTTTCGCGCTAAACAATGGTTACAGTGCCCACGACGAAAGCGGGCAAAATCATCCCAATCTCCTGAAAGATCTGAGAGATGCTGTGCTGCCTCCAAATCCCCTTAAGACAATTCTCTATCGCCCTTTGGTGACACATTTCCTAACG GTCCTTGCCACCAAATGTGAGGAGCTTCCGTTGAATGGTATGATGTTAATATATCTTTCGGCTGCAG GTCAAGTGGGAACTTCTGGATTTTGTCCTGATACAGGCGAGAAGGTTGTGAGCAACTTTAGTAAGTTTGATATATCCAGTACCAGTCGCACCAGTTCAAAGGAAGACAATGAACCTTGCCTATGGTTAGACTGCCGTGAAACTGAAG GTTCAAACTGCATATACCCTTGTGATCTAATCCCATTTACAAGAAGGcccctctttttggtgattgacaGCAGCATCAGCTATGCATTCAAGGCAG TCTATTCATGGGGCTGA